One Drosophila subobscura isolate 14011-0131.10 chromosome U, UCBerk_Dsub_1.0, whole genome shotgun sequence DNA window includes the following coding sequences:
- the LOC117900965 gene encoding uncharacterized protein LOC117900965: protein MPATASTEPAKNKEHSTNCRRKLHKMDSSCDGSTDDPLQNAELSKYHLPSASRTPVPTPEWQRIPTVDFDTIDGLSNLNKPLDYLSLQERHRTKLTNRKKVLAYQHSHHQRLAELWAGAAGCQMRYIRSLEPSAALSVCPWVFVFRWRMSVSTCSPRLATLIDGRHETLMGTKL, encoded by the exons ATGCCAGCGACAGCCTCGACTGAGCCGGCGAAAAATAAAGAACATTCTACAAATTGCCGgagaaaattgcacaaaatggATTCGAGCTGTGATGGCTCCACAGACGATCCGCTACAAAATGCAGAACTCTCAAAATACCACCTG CCCTCCGCAAGTCGGACTCCCGTTCCGACCCCTGAATGGCAGCGTATTCCAACTGTAGACTTTGATACTATCGATGGCTTGTCGAATCTGAATAAGCCATTGGACTATCTATCCCTGCAGGAGCGTCATCGCACCAAGCTGACCAACCGTAAAAAAGTGTTGGCCTATCAGCACAGCCACCACCAGCGGCTCGCAGAACTTTGGGCTGGCGCAGCAGGCTGCCAAATGCGATACATCCGGAGCTTAGAGCCATCAGCGGCAC TGTCCGTGTGCCCCtgggtgtttgtttttcgatgGCGTATGAGTGTCTCCACGTGTAGCCCGAGGCTGGCGACACTGATTGATGGCCGACATGAGACTCTCATGGGGACCAAGTTATGA
- the LOC117901369 gene encoding gustatory receptor for bitter taste 22e yields MFCRRGGFRQKLVHVTLRGTLYGSWLLGLFPFTYDSWTRKLHRSKWLIGYGIVLNVAIVTLILANDTEANTPARMEVFQRNPLAEQMNSVHDFHSLSMVVLMLLRCYWRSEDIAKILNELMDLQWCHFRHYSLDDCCKFDNFVLHKGLSVGLEVCSMLIMELGMYPKYSLQLFLGVIGLCAIVMVALLGASHFHLAVVYIYRCVWIVNRELLRFANQLAEGETVDPAGVDRLLGLYSRLLELNHRLAEIYDYQMVLVMVSFLAANVLGIYYYIIFSISLHKDMDIILLFIVPQALFINMYDFWLSIAVCDLAERTGRKTSTILKLFNDIENLDVSLERSISDFALFCSHQRLRFRHCGLFYVNYGMGFRMAITSFLYLLFLIQFDFSNL; encoded by the exons ATGTTTTGCCGCCGCGGTGGCTTCCGACAGAAATTAGTCCACGTCACCCTGAGGGGAACGCTGTACGGCTCATGGCTCCTGGGACTATTCCCTTTCACCTACGACAGCTGGACAAGGAAATTGCATCGTTCCAAGTGGCTAATTGGGTATGGCATCGTACTCAATGTGGCCATCGTGACCCTGATCCTGGCCAACGACACGGAGGCGAATACACCCGCGCGGATGGAGGTCTTTCAGCGCAATCCCCTGGCCGAGCAAATGAATTCCGTTCACGATTTCCACAGCCTCTCCATGGTGGTGCTTATGCTGTTGCGCTGCTACTGGCGCAGCGAGGACATTGCCAAGATCCTCAACGAGCTGATGGATCTCCAGTGGTGCCACTTTCGTCACTATTCCCTGGACGATTGCTGCAAATTCGATAACTTTGTGCTGCACAAGGGCTTGTCCGTGGGGCTGGAAGTCTGTTCTATGCTCATTATGGAACTGGGAATGTATCCCAAGTACAGCCTGCAGCTGTTTCTGGGTGTCATCGGCCTATGCGCGATCGTTATGGTGGCCCTGCTGGGCGCCTCGCACTTTCACCTCGCCGTCGTCTACATCTACCGCTGTGTGTGGATAGTGAACCGAGAGCTGCTACGATTCGCCAACCAGCTGGCAGAGGGCGAAACAGTTGACCCCGCTGGGGTGGACAGACTTCTCGGCCTGTACAGTCGCCTGCTGGAGCTGAACCATCGCCTGGCCGAGATCTATGACTACCAGATGGTGCTGGTGATGGTGAGCTTCCTGGCCGCCAACGTGCTGGGCATCTACTACTACATAATCTTCAGCATCAGCTTGCACAAGGACATGGACATCATCCTGTTGTTCATTGTGCCCCAGGCCCTGTTCATCAACATGTACGACTTTTGGCTTTCCATCGCCGTGTGCGATCTGGCAGAGCGAACGGGCAGGAAGACCTCTACGATCCTCAAGCTCTTCAATGACATTGAGAACTTGGATGTCTCACTGGAACGAAGT ATCTCGGACTTTGCTCTCTTCTGCAGCCATCAAAGGCTCAGGTTCCGTCACTGTGGGCTGTTCTATGTGAACTATGGAATGGGTTTCCGCATGGCCATTACCAGCTTCCTCTATCTGCTGTTCCTCATTCAGTTTGATTTTAGCAATCTCTGA
- the LOC117900981 gene encoding putative gustatory receptor 22d, producing the protein MGVNSCSTMFRPRRGWRHKLVHFILHSILYSSWALGIFPFTYTSKKRRLRRSKWLLAYGITFNTILVILMLRPHGGEGEPMANDPKFDVFQRNFVLRQISVILGTGGLITICVIYLRTFWRSRDLCRIYNQLLNLEVEYFADYAVECPTFDRYVIQKGLLIFGGVVSTLVIHIGMPNESVSLAKLGSFMLAIHFHLGVAFIYRFVWLINRELLDMANRLRVKPEGSSSRVRLLLSLYSRLLDLSTRLTACYDYQTAMMMTIFLGGNIIVSFYMIVFSVSLSQMSVFVMLIMFPLALVNNFLDFWLSVAVCDLAERTGRQTSMILKLFNDMQTLDKELERSFSEFALFCSHRRLRFHHCGLFYVNFEMGFHMLVTSVLYLLFLVQFDYMNL; encoded by the exons ATGGGAGTCAACAGTTGCTCTACGATGTTCCGACCACGTCGTGGTTGGCGTCATAAGTTGGTTCATTTTATACTCCACTCGATTTTATACAGTTCCTGGGCACTTGGCATATTTCCATTTACGTACACCTCGAAGAAGAGAAGACTGCGCCGCTCCAAATGGCTCTTGGCATATGGAATTACCTTCAACACGATTCTTGTGATCCTGATGCTGCGCCCTCATGGTGGAGAAGGGGAACCCATGGCGAATGACCCCAAGTTTGATGTGTTTCAGCGCAACTTCGTGCTGCGGCAAATCAGCGTGATCCTGGGCACTGGCGGATTGATTACGATATGTGTGATTTATCTGCGAACCTTCTGGCGGAGCAGAGACCTGTGCAGGATCTACAACCAGCTGCTGAACTTGGAAGTGGAATACTTTGCAGATTATGCAGTGGAGTGTCCAACCTTCGATCGGTATGTTATCCAAAAGGGTTTACTCATTTTCGGTGGGGTAGTTTCCACATTGGTCATCCACATTGGTATGCCCAACGAGTCAGTTTCACTCGCGAAGCTGGGAAGCTTTATGTTGGCCATACACTTCCACCTGGGCGTGGCATTCATCTACCGTTTTGTGTGGCTCATCAACCGAGAGCTTCTGGACATGGCCAATCGACTAAGGGTCAAGCCGGAGGGAAGCTCCTCTCGTGTTCGCCTGCTCCTCTCGCTCTACAGCCGCCTGCTGGACCTCAGCACACGACTTACCGCCTGCTATGACTACCAGACGGCTATGATGATGACCATCTTCTTGGGCGGCAACATAATCGTCTCCTTCTACATGATCGTCTTCAGCGTCAGCCTCAGCCAGATGTCTGTCTTCGTAATGCTAATCATGTTTCCCCTGGCTTTGGTTAACAATTTCCTGGACTTTTGGCTGAGCGTCGCCGTGTGTGACCTGGCAGAGCGGACGGGCAGGCAAACCTCCATGATACTGAAGCTATTTAATGATATGCAAACATTAGACAAAGAGCTGGAACGCAGT TTCTCGGAATTTGCTTTATTCTGCAGCCATCGCCGTTTGAGGTTCCATCACTGTGGACTGTTCTACGTCAATTTTGAGATGGGTTTCCACATGCTCGTCACAAGTGTCTTGTATCTGCTTTTCCTGGTGCAATTTGATTATATGAATTTGTAA
- the LOC117901370 gene encoding putative gustatory receptor 22b: MFRRREGFAPKLAFLVLRITLFVSRALGLLPFTLDAQARQLRRSTWLLVYGVTVNILLLFLLVLCTWYSAETGQEFEVFKRSDVLMWINVLIGLLGLIVSCGVHCITFSKSGQVLNIFNELLVLEDQHFGCLNVEDASKFNFYVIQKFMSTVGEVLGVLMAIFGMPEFSPSWLYVVLICITQFSLDLVVMHFLLAMLYIYRCVWLINRQLLSIVSRLRVDSLSDSSRIQLLVSLYVRLLALSKQLEATYKGQITLILTGSLSGNIVIIYFLIVYTVSMGQFSIPLLMFPFSLMVNMWEYWLIICACELTERTGRHTSTILKLFSDLEHNNVHIERSINEFTWLCSHRRFRFSLYGFISVNFQMGFRMIVATFTYLLCLVQFDFMNL, from the exons ATGTTTCGACGTCGGGAGGGCTTCGCCCCGAAACTAGCTTTTCTCGTCCTGCGGATAACACTGTTCGTCTCTCGGGCTTTGGGCCTGTTGCCATTCACCTTAGACGCGCAGGCAAGGCAGCTGAGGCGCAGCACTTGGCTTCTGGTTTATGGAGTGACCGTGaacattttgctgctcttccttttgGTGCTGTGCACTTGGTACAGTGCAGAAACTGGACAGGAATTTGAGGTCTTTAAGCGAAGTGACGTGCTGATGTGGATCAACGTACTCATCGGGCTCCTTGGCCTAATTGTCAGCTGTGGAGTACACTGCATTACCTTCTCGAAGAGCGGACAAGTTCTGAACATTTTCAACGAACTGCTGGTACTGGAGGATCAACACTTTGGTTGCCTCAATGTGGAGGATGCttcgaaattcaatttctatGTGATCCAGAAGTTTATGTCCACTGTGGGAGAGGTTCTGGGCGTATTGATGGCGATCTTCGGAATGCCGGAATTTTCTCCGTCTTGGCTCTATGTTGTCCTCATTTGCATAACGCAGTTCTCTCTTGACTTGGTGGTCATGCACTTCCTCCTGGCCATGCTCTATATATATCGCTGTGTGTGGCTCATCAACCGACAGCTCCTTAGTATTGTCAGTCGCCTAAGAGTGGACTCTTTGTCAGACTCTTCGCGGATTCAGTTGCTGGTCTCCTTATACGTTCGACTTTTAGCGCTGAGCAAACAGCTGGAGGCCACCTATAAAGGCCAGATCACACTGATACTAACAGGATCTCTTTCTGGCAACATTGTGATTATCTACTTCCTGATCGTGTACACCGTCAGCATGGGCCAGTTCTCGATCCCTTTGTTAATGTTCCCATTCTCCTTAATGGTGAACATGTGGGAATACTGGCTAATCATATGCGCATGTGAGCTCACAGAGCGAACGGGCAGGCACACCTCAACCATCTTGAAGCTCTTCAGTGACCTGGAGCATAACAATGTGCACATTGAGAGAAGT ATTAATGAGTTTACTTGGCTCTGCAGTCATCGCAGATTTCGATTTAGTCTGTACGGATTTATCTCTGTGAATTTTCAAATGGGTTTTCGGATGATCGTCGCCACCTTCACGTATCTTCTCTGTTTGGTGCAGTTTGATTTTATGAATTTGTAG
- the LOC117901373 gene encoding putative gustatory receptor 22a → MPQQTHRGYRQRVAHFTLKATLYGSWALGLFPFTYDSRTRQLTRSRWLLSYGLVLNLGLMGLSLLPEPEPHEEIKVEVYHRNPVVKQVEGLVEMISMVSTCVMHLRIFWKSKEMATILNELLLLKERHFRHPILGHCHQFDNYVIQKFCTVLLEVASSLLIYYGVPDTNVVIAKAFCVYLAQLGVLLGITHFHLAVIYIYRFVWTINGELLELANQQRRGQRADTAQIQLLLRLYSRLLELNSRLAAIYDIQVTLVMVTLMSANIMIAHVLIIFWNNQHRFSLLDIAMIFPQALIINFYDLWLSIAFCDLAERTGRQTSAILKLYNDGEQMDEELQRSLSDFALFCSHRRLRFRHCGLFYVNYEMGFRMIITNILYLVFLVQFDYMNLQYK, encoded by the exons ATGCCACAACAGACGCATCGCGGCTATCGCCAGCGAGTGGCTCACTTCACTCTGAAGGCGACTCTGTACGGATCCTGGGCACTGGGCCTGTTCCCTTTCACCTACGACTCCCGGACACGGCAGTTGACGCGCAGCCGATGGCTACTGTCGTATGGCCTCGTCCTGAACCTGGGCTTGATGGGGCTCTCGCTGCTGCCGGAACCAGAACCCCACGAAGAAATCAAGGTAGAGGTGTACCATCGGAATCCCGTGGTAAAGCAGGTGGAGGGACTGGTGGAAATGATCAGCATGGTGAGCACCTGCGTTATGCATCTGCGCATTTTCTGGAAGAGTAAGGAAATGGCCACCATCCTCAACGAGCTCTTACTCCTGAAGGAACGACACTTCCGCCATCCAATCCTCGGGCACTGCCACCAGTTCGACAATTATGTAATCCAAAAGTTTTGCACGGTACTGCTGGAAGTCGCCTCCTCCTTGCTGATCTACTACGGAGTACCCGACACCAATGTCGTAATTGCGAAAGCCTTCTGCGTCTACCTGGCGCAGTTGGGCGTGCTGCTGGGCATTACGCACTTTCACCTAGCCGTGATCTACATCTACCGTTTCGTGTGGACCATCAATGGGGAGCTCCTCGAGTTGGCCAACCAACAGCGGCGTGGCCAGAGGGCGGACACCGCCCAGATCCAGTTGCTGCTCAGGCTGTATAGTCGCCTGCTGGAGCTAAACTCTCGACTGGCAGCCATCTACGATATTCAGGTGACCCTCGTCATGGTCACCCTCATGTCTGCCAACATCATGATCGCCCATGTGCTCATCATTTTCTGGAACAACCAGCACAGGTTCTCGCTACTGGACATTGCCATGATATTCCCTCAAGCCCTTATTATAAATTTCTATGATCTCTGGTTGAGCATAGCCTTCTGCGATCTGGCAGAGCGCACTGGCAGGCAGACTTCTGCAATTCTGAAGCTATACAATGATGGAGAGCAAATGGATGAAGAACTGCAAAGGAGT CTCTCGGACTTTGCTTTGTTCTGCAGCCATCGCAGGCTGAGGTTCCGCCACTGTGGACTGTTCTACGTGAACTATGAGATGGGGTTCCGTATGATCATCACGAACATTTTATATTTGGTGTTTCTCGTGCAATTCGATTATATGAACCTGCAATACAAATAA